One Salmo trutta chromosome 24, fSalTru1.1, whole genome shotgun sequence genomic region harbors:
- the LOC115161452 gene encoding small ubiquitin-related modifier 3: MSEEKPKEGVKTENDHINLKVAGQDGSVVQFKIKRHTPLSKLMKAYCERQGLSIRQIRFRFDGQPINETDTPAQLEMEDEDTIDVFQQQTGGGSFLSEASLKGVWTPLSLLSL, translated from the exons ATGTCTGAAGAAAAGCCAAAG GAAGGAGTGAAGACTGAAAACGACCACATCAACCTAAAGGTTGCGGGTCAAGATGGGTCAGTAGTCCAGTTCAAAATTAAACGGCACACTCCGCTCAGCAAGCTGATGAAGGCGTACTGCGAAAGACAG GGTTTGTCAATTAGACAGATACGGTTTCGATTTGACGGACAGCCAATCAACGAGACTGACACACCTGCACAG CTTGAGATGGAAGACGAGGACACCATTGATGTATTTCAACAACAGACCGGAGGAGGGTCCTTCCTCTCGGAGGCTTCTCTTAAAGGTGTATGGACCCCTCtgagtctcctctccctctga